The Dioscorea cayenensis subsp. rotundata cultivar TDr96_F1 unplaced genomic scaffold, TDr96_F1_v2_PseudoChromosome.rev07_lg8_w22 25.fasta BLBR01000409.1, whole genome shotgun sequence genome contains a region encoding:
- the LOC120254291 gene encoding LOW QUALITY PROTEIN: cell division cycle protein 123 homolog (The sequence of the model RefSeq protein was modified relative to this genomic sequence to represent the inferred CDS: inserted 1 base in 1 codon; deleted 1 base in 1 codon), whose protein sequence is MKESELRRCQIHDWYPRFKPHTIKTLFHPLSDSFIRYLLGEPDPHSSADPPRFLLPRPSSGLDPLPRTTAGVDPTSSLSPVNSDSDSDDDAPSFPDLEAAVTHSIADLGGAVLPKLNWSAPKDATWISADGSLRCTSFSEIALLLRSSDSIAHDLSQALASCSDASPDPSSLPFYLALRKWYPSLRPEMEFRCFVRGCRLIAISQREVTTFYPVLPDRKDEILPLIERFFHEVVREGFGSENYTIDVYLTSDGRVKIVDFNPWGAFTLPLMFEWEELDEQGFGAQGVEIRVVEGXQGVRPGLKTAVPYDYLDTGEGSGWDQFLKRADEEIRKQAEDIGNDSKGG, encoded by the exons ATGAAGGAATCGGAGCTCCGGCGATGCCAAATCCACGACTGGTACCCACGCTTCAAGCCTCACACCATCAAAACCCTCTTCCATCCTCTCTCCGATTCCTTCATCCGCTACCTCCTCGGCGAGCCCGATCCCCATTCCTCCGCTGACCCTCCCCGTTTCCTCCTCCCCCGACCCTCCTCCGGCCTCGACCCTCTCCCCCGCACTACCGCCGGCGTCGATCCCACCTCCTCTCTCTCCCCCGTGAACTCCGATTCTGACTCCGATGACGACGCCCCATCGTTC CCTGACCTTGAGGCCGCCGTCACTCACTCCATCGCCGATCTCGGTGGCGCCGTGCTCCCTAAGCTCAATTGGAGCGCCCCCAAGGACGCCACCTGGATCTCCGCTGATGGCTCTCTTCGCTGTACCTCCTTCTCCGAGATCGCCCTCCTCCTGCGCTCCTCCGACTCCATCGCACACGATCTCTCTCAGGCCCTCGCCTCCTGCTCTGATGCCTCCCCTGATCCCTCCTCCCTGCCCTTCTACCTCGCACTTCGAAAATGGTACCCTTCCCTCCGCCCTGAAATGGAGTTTCGCTGCTTTGTCCGTGGCTGCCGATTGATCGCCATTTCTCAGCGAGAGGTTACCACCTTCTATCCAGTGCTTCCCGACCGGAAAGATGAAATCTTGCCATTGATCGAGAGGTTCTTTCATGAGGTCGTGCGAGAAGGATTTGGATCAGAGAATTACACCATTGATGTGTACCTCACCAGTGATGGGCGGGTGAAGATAGTGGATTTCAATCCCTGGGGCGCGTTCACGCTGCCATTGATGTTTGAATGGGAGGAGCTAGATGAGCAAGGGTTTGGAGCACAAGGAGTGGAGATCCGAGTGGTGGAGG GGCAGGGAGTGCGGCCGGGGTTGAAGACTGCCGTGCCATATGATTACTTGGATACCGGAGAAGGGAGTGGATGGGACCAGTTCTTGAAGAGAGCTGATGAGGAGATTAGGAAGCAGGCCGAAGATATTGGCAATGATTCTAAAGGTGGCTGA